A window of Solea solea chromosome 18, fSolSol10.1, whole genome shotgun sequence contains these coding sequences:
- the si:ch211-195o20.7 gene encoding cytospin-A — MGNFSTKDSHGPTGTHGDSFHTPPATPQSGMPPFIPQLTTPLSSLAAPVSPPPPIPVQIPSTVKTPQPTTTITTTTTITASSSPDQRPHASVGSSSSTTGLSISPVHSKPGATVVKGAPALGRNGGPPTSSPRTPGSKGKSVPLSPSKSPSSPCSASPLAGSSSSQSWRERDSGLSQSLLPAHESGDSHAEELGRLLQDSRTILGITDGTADTAEILRHFLTEVKNLKSTLETERAEWLQFQADLQVAVAVADRLRAETEEEMTALRVVHKDVERELAAAHQRQKETDVQLVTLSGELKESRQRLATLNPALGKTVPQDVSCLEAETPSTEPTNTSESKEGTQGGTEGAVHRLGREGPERGCENDATKNGVSEEARSGGRGVAKRYLRNVTNEQRSVGDEARSTETRRTVTTERSRSLSRLPATSDFLTVPNGTSPSNTAATDVHTNMNVGQLRGRKGPEWQESKPSTDIGKREETLNKYNSTLTELPPTKSQDGFNMLLRRHGGSKRNSMLRWCQSRTQGYKNIDITNFSSSWADGLAFCAVYHTYLPSHVAYSSLAPENKKDNLSLAFKTGETVGIAQTLTVEEMLRAGGPDWQRVLSYVESMYRHFEM; from the exons gcACCCATGGGGACAGCTTCCACACGCCTCCCGCCACTCCACAAAGTGGCATGCCTCCTTTCATCCCTCAGCTCACCACACCTCTGTCTTCCCTTGCTGCCCCGGTGTCACCTCCACCGCCAATCCCCGTCCAGATCCCATCAACTGTGAAGACACCACAGCCCACCaccacaataacaacaacaacaaccatcaCTGCTTCTTCCAGTCCTGACCAAAGGCCTCATGCATCAGTCGGCTCAAGCAGCTCGACCACCGGCCTCAGCATCAGTCCGGTGCATAGCAAGCCAGGAGCAACTGTGGTAAAAGGAGCACCAGCTTTGGGGAGAAATGGCGGTCCTCCCACCTCTTCTCCTCGGACACCAGGCTCCAAAGGGAAAAGTGTACCTCTCAGCCCCTCAAAGAGCCCCTCTTCTCCGTGCAGTGCCTCACCCTTGGCGGGCAGCTCCTCAAGTCAGagctggagagaaagagacagtggTCTGAGTCAATCTTTGTTGCCTGCTCATGAATCCGGGGACAGCCACGCCGAGGAGCTGGGGAGACTGCTGCAGGATTCTAGGACAATACTGGGCATCACTGATGGTACCGCGGATACGGCAG AGATCCTGAGGCATTTCCTGACAGAAGTGAAGAATTTGAAGAGTACTTTGGAG ACAGAGCGCGCAGAGTGGCTGCAGTTCCAGGCTGACCTCCAGGTGGCAGTGGCCGTGGCGGACCGCTTGAGAGCTGAGACGGAGGAGGAGATGACGGCTCTCCGAGTGGTGCACAAGGACGTGGAGCGGGAGCTGGCAGCCGCCCATCAGAGGCAGAAGGAGACCGACGTGCAACTGGTCACGCTGAGCGGCGAGTTAAAGGAGAGCAGGCAGAGGCTGGCCACTCTTAACCCAGCTCTAGGTAAAACCGTCCCCCAGGACGTGTCATGTCTGGAAGCAGAGACGCCCAGCACGGAACCAACCAACACCTCTGAGAGTAAGGAAGGCACCCAGGGGGGCACGGAAGGCGCTGTGCACAGGTTGGGACGAGAAGGGCCGGAAAGGGGCTGCGAGAATGACGCGACAAAGAACGGTGTGAGCGAGGAGGCGAGATCGGGCGGCAGGGGCGTGGCCAAGCGGTACCTGAGAAATGTGACCAATGAGCAGAGGAGTGTGGGAGATGAGGCGCGGTCCACGGAGACGAGACGGACGGTGACCACAGAGAGATCGAG AAGCCTGTCCAGATTACCTGCCACATCCGACTTCCTCACCGTGCCGAATGGAACGTCCCCGTCCAACACTGCCGCAAcagatgtgcacacaaacatg aacgtGGGGCAACTACGAGGCCGAAAAGGTCCGGAATGGCAAGAAAGCAAGCCAAGCACTGACATag GAAAACGTGAGGAGACTCTAAACAAGTACAACTCTACCCTCACTGAGTTACCTCCCACTaa GTCCCAGGATGGTTTCAACATGCTGCTGCGTCGCCATGGAGGCTCCAAAAGAAACTCAATGCTTCGCTGGTGTCAGAGCCGAACCCAAGGCTACAAG AATATTGACATCACcaacttcagcagcagctgggcCGACGGTCTGGCGTTCTGCGCCGTCTACCACACCTACCTCCCCTCGCACGTCGCCTACAGTAGCCTCGCTCCAGAGAACAAG aaGGACAATCTAAGTCTGGCATTCAAAACAGGAGAGACTGTTGGGATTGCACAAACCCTG ACCGTAGAGGAGATGCTGAGAGCCGGCGGTCCCGACTGGCAGAGGGTGCTGAGCTACGTGGAGAGCATGTACCGCCACTTTGAGATGTGA